A portion of the Apteryx mantelli isolate bAptMan1 chromosome 29, bAptMan1.hap1, whole genome shotgun sequence genome contains these proteins:
- the FAM178B gene encoding protein FAM178B has protein sequence MAPPGRGGDGDRASASTSPTGPLELRWYQIPLSSARAPRTGLFSPRFQASLQRYQQLRQLKHLRVGRPFTLPPPGLLQAAPASPEPPGPRQPRPSAGRRAVAVPRARPPPRCRRRRRRRRRGVGPRPAAAPPCRAKETPGAKGSAASGHRPAGPTRARGGRSSPPEQAVPGPAPVSAGCQLNPVVVLTCPGGDCGHRGAGKPGQARRRLPGMARVQASPEDSEDILIPLRDLLLVGDEPRCPAERSRLDPLANSLDPLVEEQREQRQAAAPRSSPEWVRSDTASPQESPDEDTPLSEEHRLLLARFAVKPGLIPPVHPGEPVFCARPLPAPALDARGLQPQSALEGLFLRASPAGQAAFVREGRLSLLYRCVPACPLPVLRWLFQLTALCPDTANASQALWEINVHRLSTAGEPWCPTVPEIGQAFCRLGANLGALHRLGLLPLELCPADRRCPDLPRSPDRADPKAPGALALATQLGDICKLLALCVVAQPGRYPDRARLALLTLLCFLGLDRALRCQPLPDLQHLLHCLLEGIGDWQEQLPDLCLSLCQLSQHHHNLVAIVRLLPDVTVRGRELRRHLSLCIMARLLGEPLGTVLPGRVQAELRALCHLLALVRPATLQRLVLAECQNEPEDPDQEACYLSHSLLILANAVVGAERLPDEQRGHLEHLCAQLDRQLGAGLREGSGLLFRTQLKGLAALTYVKWQDLLAQCPPWTQPRRGRTEP, from the exons AtggcgccgccggggcgcggcggtGACGGCGACAGGGCGTCGGCGTCGACGTCCCCCACGGGGCCGTTGGAGCTGCGCTGGTACCAGATCCCGCTGTCGTCGGCCCGCGCCCCCCGCACCGGCCTCTTCAGCCCCCGCTTCCAGGCCAGCCTGCAGCGCTACCAGCAGCTGCGCCAGCTCAAGCACCTGCGCGTCGGCCGCCCCTTCACCCTGCCGCCCCCCGGCCTGCTGCAggccgcccccgcctccccggAGCCCCCGGGCCCCCGCCAGCCGCGGCcgtcggcggggcggcgggcggtggcagtgccgcgggcccggccccctcctcgctgccgccgccgccgccgccgccgccgccgtggtgttggcccgcgcccggccgccgcgccgccatgCCGCGCCAAGGAAACCCCCGGCGCCAAGGGCAGCGCGGCGAGCGGGCACCGACCCGCCGGCCCCACGCGGGCACGGGGCGGCCGGAGCTCCCCGCCGGAGCAAGCAGTGCCCGGGCCGGCCCCGGTGTCGGCCGGCTGCCAGCTGAACCCCGTAGTGGTTTTGACGTGTCCCGGGGGTGACTGCGGGCACCGTGGCGCCGGTAAACCAGGGCAGGCCCGCCGGCGCCTGCCGGGCATGGCGAGGGTGCAGGCATCTCCCGAGGACAGCGAGGACATCCTGATCCCGCTGCGGGACCTGCTGCTGGTGGGCGACGAGCCCCGGTGTCCTGCGGAGCGCAGCCGG CTGGATCCGCTTGCAAACAGCCTGGATCCGCTGGTCGAGGAGCAGAG GGAGCAGCGCCAGGCCGCCGCTCCGCGGAGCAGCCCGGAGTGGGTACGCAGCGACACCGCCAGCCCGCAGGAGTCCCCGGACGAGGACACGCCGCTGTCCGAGGAGCACAG GCTCCTCCTGGCCCGCTTCGCCGTCAAACCGGGGCTCATCCCGCCCGTGCACCCCGGCGAGCCCGTCTTCTGCGCCCGCCCGCTGCCGGCGCCCGCCCTCGACGCCCGCGGCCTGCAGCCGCAGAGCGCCCTGGAGGGGCTCTTCCTCCG CGCCTCGCCTGCCGGCCAAGCGGCCTTCGTCCGCGAGGGCCGCCTCAGCCTGCTGTACCGCTGCGTGCCCGCGTGCCCGCTGCCCGTCCTGCGCTGGCTCTTCCAG CTGACGGCCCTGTGCCCGGACACGGCCAACGCTTCCCAGGCGCTGTGGGAGATCAACGTGCACCGGTTGAGCACCGCGG GGGAGCCCTGGTGCCCCACGGTGCCCGAGATCGGCCAAGCTTTCTGCCGCCTGGGCGCCAACCTGGGCGCCCTGCACCGCCTGGGCTTGCTGCCCCTGGAGCTGTGCCCCGCCGACAGGAG GTGCCCGGACCTTCCACGGAGCCCGGACCGGGCAGATCCCAAGGCCCCCGGCGCCCTGGCCCTGGCGACACAGCTCGGCGACATCTGCAAG ctcctGGCGCTGTGCGTGGTCGCCCAGCCGGGCCGCTACCCGGACCGTGCCCGCCTGGCGCTCCTCACCCTGCTCTGCTTCCTCGGCCTCGACCGGGCGCTGCGGTGCCAACCCCTGCCCGACCTGCAGCACCTCCTGCACTGCCTGCTGGAGGGCATCGGGGACTGGCAGGAGCAG cTGCCCGATCTCTgcctgtccctgtgccagctCTCCCAGCACCACCACAACCTGGTGGCCATCGTGCGGCTGCTCCCGGATGTCACGGTCAGGGGCAG gGAACTTCGCAGACACCTGAGCCTCTGCATCATGGCCCGGCTGCTGGGGGAGCCGCTGGGCACCGTGCTGCCCGGCCGGGTGCAAGCGGAG CTGCGGGCGCTGTGCCACCTCCTGGCGCTGGTGCGACCCGCCACCCTGCAGCGCCTGGTGCTCGCCGAGTGCCAAAACGAGCCGGAGGACCCCGACCAGGAG GCCTGCTACCTGAGCCACAGCCTCCTCATCCTCGCCAACGCCGTGGTGGGCGCCGAGCGCCTGCCGGATGAGCAGCGG GGCCACCTCGAGCACCTCTGCGCCCAGCTGGACCGGCAGCTCGGGGCCGGCCTCCGCGAAGGCTCCGGCCTCCTCTTCCGCACCCAGCTGAAGGGCTTGGCCGCCCTCACCTACGTCAAGTGGCAGGACCTGCTGGCCCAGTGCCCGCCATGG acgcagccccgccgcggccggacGGAGCCGTAA
- the SEMA4C gene encoding semaphorin-4C: MDPGFGAAPRCAMAPRLLPALASLLLALVPTATAATVPPGSSWSAVARKTVPYAELRDAAKRFSRGGVSHYLTLTLDEAEALLYVGAREAVFALATGTVELKAAISWEAPVDKKAECIQKGKNNQTDCFNYVRFLQSYNSSHLYACGTYAFQPKCAYIELSGFTLDQVAFEDGKGKCPYDPTKGHTGLIVDGELYSATFNNFLGTEPVILRNLGPHYSMKTEYLTSWLNEPHFVASAYVQESAASSTGDDDKVYFFFSERAVEYDCYAEQVVARVARVCKGDVGGARTLQKKWTTFLKARLVCSAPEQQLHFNRLQAVFTLPGADWQDTAFFGVFQARWGDVDVSAICRYHILEVKKAFEGPYKEYREQAQKWGRYSDEVPSPRPGACITDWHRQNGFASSLELPDNTLNFAKKHPLMDEPILPHRGRPLLLKKDANFTQLVVDRVPGLDGTVYEVLFIGTGDGWVHKALNLGAHIHLVEELQVFEPAQPVESLVLAGRKKLLFAGSRFQVAQLPLADCSRYQSCTDCVLARDPYCAWSRNASLCVHAEGLNGSQLVQDVLSSDTHACTLPQVAKQGPITPKNVTVVAGTDLVLTCRLGSNLARALWTFEGRALAAEQALVLRDARLRALVVPGAGAQHSGTYRCFSEEQGARVNGEAYRVTVLAGAGLPLETRAPLESLGLVWVVAVCLGALCLVLALAVLSLWRRLREELGKGAKAIESTLVYPIELPKEPPSPRFAPSAASDSDEKLWDPASYYYSDGSLKIVPGHASACRNGIPVAAAAAAAAVSPPSGIPGQPLHSPTRIHLGPLRGSSSNGYIRLALGADERPPCADLAEELRRKLQQRQALPDSNPEESSV, encoded by the exons ATGGATCCTGGATTTGGG GCCGCCCCCCGCTGCGCCATGGCCCCCCGCCTGCTGCCGGCCCTCGCCTCGCTGCTGCTGGCCCTCGTCCCCACTGCCACCGCTGCCACCGTCCCCCCGGGGTCCTCGTGGAGCGCCGTGGCCCGGAAAACTGTCCCCTACGCGG AGCTGCGGGACGCGGCCAAGCGGTTCTCGCGCGGCGGCGTCTCGCACTACCTGACGCTGACGCTGGACGAGGCCGAGGCGCTGCTCTACGTGGGCGCCCGCGAGGCCGTCTTCGCCCTGGCCACCGGCACCGTGGAGCTCAAGGCAGCG ATCTCCTGGGAGGCCCCCGTGGACAAGAAAGCCGAGTGCATCCAGAAGGGGAAAAACAACCAG ACCGACTGCTTCAACTACGTGCGCTTCCTGCAGAGCTACAACAGCTCCCACCTCTACGCCTGCGGCACCTACGCCTTCCAGCCCAAGTGCGCCTACATC GAGCTGTCCGGCTTCACCCTGGACCAAGTGGCTTTCGAGGACGGCAAAGGGAAGTGTCCGTACGACCCCACCAAGGGACACACCGGCCTCATCGTGG ACGGCGAGCTCTACTCGGCCACCTTCAACAACTTCCTGGGCACGGAGCCCGTCATCCTCCGCAACTTGGGACCTCACTACTCCATGAAGACGGAGTATCTCACCTCCTGGCTGAACG AGCCCCACTTCGTGGCCTCGGCCTACGTGCAGGAGAGCGCGGCCAGCAGCACCGGCGACGACGACAAGGTTTACTTCTTCTTCAGCGAGCGGGCCGTGGAGTACGACTGCTACGCCGAGCAAGTGGTGGCCCGCGTGGCCCGGGTCTGCAAG GGGGACGTTGGCGGCGCCCGCACGCTGCAGAAGAAGTGGACGACCTTCCTCAAGGCCCGCCTGGTGTGTTCGGCGCCCGAGCAGCAGCTCCACTTCAACCGCCTCCAGGCCGTCTTCACCCTGCCCGGGGCCGACTGGCAGGACACCGCTTTTTTCGGGGTCTTCCAGGCCCGTTG GGGGGACGTGGACGTCTCAGCGATCTGCCGGTACCACATCCTGGAGGTGAAGAAAGCCTTCGAGGGGCCCTACAAGGAGTATCGGGAGCAGGCCCAGAAGTGGGGCCGGTACTCGGACGAGGTGCCGAGTCCCCGTCCCGGGGCG TGCATCACCGACTGGCACCGCCAGAACGGCTTCGCCAGCTCCCTGGAGCTGCCCGACAACACCCTCAACTTCGCCAAGAAGCACCCGCTGATGGACGAGCCCATCCTGCCCCACCGCGGGCGCCCGCTGCTGCTCAAGAAGGACGCCAACTTCACCCAGCTGGTGGTGGACAGGGTGCCCGGGCTGGATGGCACCGTCTACGAGGTGCTCTTCATCGGCACAG GTGACGGGTGGGTGCACAAGGCGCTCAACCTGGGCGCTCACATCCATCTCGTGGAGGAGCTGCAGGTCTTCGAGCCGGCCCAGCCCGTGGAGAGCTTGGTCCTGGCTGGCCGGAAG AAGCTGCTTTTCGCCGGCTCCCGTTTCCAGGTGGCCCAGTTGCCCCTGGCCGACTGCAGCCGCTACCAGTCGTGCACGGACTGCGTGCTGGCCCGCGACCCCTACTGCGCCTGGAGCCGCAACGCCAGCCTCTGCGTCCACGCCGAGGGCCTCAACGG GTCCCAGCTGGTCCAGGACGTGCTGAGCTCCGACACCCACGCCTGCACCCTGCCGCAGGTGGCCAAGCAAG GACCCATCACGCCCAAGAACGTGACGGTGGTGGCCGGCACCGACCTGGTGCTGACGTGCCGCCTGGGCTCCAACCTGGCCCGGGCGCTGTGGACCTTCGAGGGCCGGGCGCTGGCGGCCGAGCAGGCGCTGGTGCTGCGCGACGCCCGCCTGCGAGCCCTGGTGGTGCCGGGCGCCGGCGCTCAGCACAGCGGTACCTACCGCTGCTTCTCAGAGGAGCAAGGCGCCCGGGTGAACGGCGAGGCGTACCGGGTGAcagtgctggcgggcgccggGCTGCCGCTGGAGACGCGGGCGCCgctggagagcctggggctggtGTGGGTGGTGGCCGTGTGCCTGGGCGCCCTGTGCCTGGTGCTGGCGCTGGCCGTGCTCTCGCTGTGGCGGCGGCTGCGCGAGGAGCTGGGCAAAGGCGCCAAGGCCATCGAGAGCACCTTGGTGTACCCCATCGAGCTGCCCAAGGAGCCGCCGAGCCCGCGCTTCGCCCCCAGCGCCGCTTCCGATTCGGATGAGAAGCTCTGGGATCCGGCTAGCTACTACTACTCGGACGGCTCGTTGAAAATCGTGCCGGGCCACGCTTCGGCGTGCCGCAACGGCATCcccgtggccgccgccgccgccgccgccgccgtctcgCCGCCCAGCGGCATCCCCGGGCAGCCGCTGCACTCGCCCACCCGCATCCACCTGGGCCCGCTGCGCGGCTCCTCGTCCAACGGCTACATCCGGCTGGCGCTGGGCGCCGACGAGCGGCCGCCCTGCGCCGACCTGGCCGAGGAGCTGCGGCGCAAGCTGCAGcagcgccaggcgctgcccgACTCCAACCCCGAGGAGTCGTCGGTCTGA
- the ANKRD39 gene encoding ankyrin repeat domain-containing protein 39, whose amino-acid sequence MDFERGIWSAARDGDEPRVLQLLERRGEPSEPDLAGYTALHYASRNGHLGVCRLLLQRGARCNARTPGGATALHRASYCGHLAVARLLLAHGADPAIADDDGRTSLHKAAECGHRDLCALLLQHSPALAGARDAKGRRPCDVAEPGLRDLLDT is encoded by the exons ATGGACTTCgagcggg GGATCTGGTCGGCGGCGCGGGATGGGGACGAGCCGCgggtgctgcagctgctggagaggCGCGGGGAGCCCAGCGAGCCTGACCTGGCGGGGTACACGGCACTG cACTACGCCAGCCGCAACGGGCACCTGGGCGTCTGCCGGCTGCTGCTGCAGCGCGGGGCCCGCTGCAACGCCCGCACGCCCGGCGGCGCCACCGCCCTGCACCGCGCCAGCTACTGCGGCCACCTCGCCGTGGCCCGGCTGCTGCTGGCCCACGGCGCCGACCCCGCCATCGCCGACGACGATGGCCGCACCAGCCTGCACAAG GCGGCCGAGTGCGGCCACCGTGACCTCTgcgccctgctgctgcagcacagcccgGCGCTGGCAGGCGCCCGCGACGCCAAGGGCCGGCGGCCCTGCGACGTGGCTGAGCCTGGGCTCCGGGACCTGCTGGACACGTGA
- the CNNM4 gene encoding metal transporter CNNM4: protein MAPGGGGWRRRGGGADPDPATTGGGGATAPPLLPPLLLLLALPGGGGGAAGAAPAGDSLILGMRLEESTKPAAGAPARGPIRVTEGSEVLLRLYGLGLGPLTGERVAFAELRPAANASAPNGTCPERSQDLVVQPGPAEARDTSALLRVRVQPLRKDEQAKTYVLCTQRRPGQPWLPHQGLDGHIVVLEEKKSLLPRWLQAILIIGLLVLSGMFSGLNLGLMALDPMELRIVQNCGTDKEKRYARKIEPIRRKGNYLLCSLLLGNVLVNTTLTILLDDLIFSGIAAVIASTIGIVIFGEIVPQALCSRHGLAVGANTIMVTRLFMLVTFPLSYPISKLLDCILGQEIGTVYNREKLVEMLKVTEPYNDLVREELNMIQGALELRTKTVEDVMTPLHNCFMINSDAILDFNTMSEIMESGFTRIPVYEDERSNIMDILYVKDLAFVDPDDCTPLKTITKFYNHPVHVVFHDTKLDAMLEEFKKGKSHLAIVQKVNNEGEGDPFYEVLGLVTLEDVIEEIIKSEILDESDMFTDNRNRKRVGNQKNKRDFSAFKDPVNELKVKISPQLLLAAHRFLSTEVTLFTPNFISEKILLRLLKYSDVIQELKFDEENKKSPRHFLYTKNKAADYFILILQGKVEVEAGKESMKFEAGAFSYYGVMALSPLPASEIRSPSHVSGLHRSASLSCHERSDSVSSPVSGSNNQLNVGAGPQYVADFSVRALTDLQFVKITRQEYQNGLMASRMDSCPQSPDSNASKVETSLPEKPEPSSTDETTSLLNERNCLSRRSNHSSLENSI, encoded by the exons atggcgccgggcggcggcggctggcggcggcgcggcggcggcgccgatcCCGACCCTGCGACCACCGGTGGCGGCGGAGCGAcggcgccgccgctgctcccgccgctgctgctgctgctggcgctgcccggaggcggcggcggtgctgcCGGTGCCGCGCCGGCGGGCGACAGCCTCATCCTGGGCATGCGGCTGGAGGAGAGCACgaagccggcggcgggggcgccggccCGCGGGCCCATCCGCGTCACGGAAGGCAGCGAGGTGCTGCTGCGCCTCTACGGGCTGGGCCTGGGGCCCCTCACGGGCGAGCGCGTGGCCTTCGCCGAGCTGCGGCCCGCCGCCAACGCCTCGGCGCCCAACGGCACCTGCCCCGAGCGCTCGCAGGACCTGGTGGTGCAGCCGGGCCCCGCCGAAGCCCGCGACACCTCGGCCCTGCTCCGCGTCCGCGTCCAGCCCCTCCGCAAGGACGAGCAGGCCAAGACCTACGTGCTCTGCACCCAGCGCCGGCCTGGCCAGCCCTGGTTGCCCCACCAGGGCCTCGACGGGCACATCGTGGTGCTGGAGGAGAAGAAGTCGCTGCTGCCCCGCTGGCTCCAGGCGATCCTCATCATCGGGCTGCTGGTGCTCTCGGGCATGTTCAGCGGGCTCAACCTGGGCCTCATGGCGCTCGACCCCATGGAGCTGCGCATCGTGCAGAACTGCGGCACCGACAAGGAGAAGCGCTACGCCCGCAAGATCGAGCCCATCCGCCGCAAGGGCAACtacctgctctgctccctgctgctgggcaACGTGCTGGTCAACACCACCCTCACCATCCTCCTCGACGACCTCATCTTCTCCGGCATCGCCGCCGTCATCGCCTCCACCATCGGCATCGTCATCTTCGGCGAGATCGTGCCCCAGGCGCTCTGCTCCCGCCACGGCCTGGCCGTGGGCGCCAACACCATCATGGTCACCAGGCTCTTCATGCTGGTGACGTTCCCCCTCTCCTACCCCATCAGCAAGCTGCTGGACTGCATCCTGGGCCAGGAGATCGGCACCGTCTACAACCGGGAGAAGCTGGTGGAGATGCTGAAGGTGACGGAGCCCTACAACGACCTGGTGAGGGAGGAGCTCAACATGATCCAGGGGGCCCTGGAGCTGCGGACCAAGACAGTGGAGGACGTGATGACCCCCCTGCACAACTGCTTCATGATCAACAGCGACGCCATCCTGGACTTTAACACCATGTCGGAGATCATGGAGAGCGGCTTCACCCGCATCCCCGTCTACGAGGACGAGCGCTCCAACATCATGGACATCCTCTACGTCAAGGACCTGGCGTTCGTCGACCCCGACGACTGCACCCCGCTCAAGACCATCACCAAGTTTTACAACCACCCCGTGCACGTCGTCTTCCACGACACCAAGCTGGACGCCATGCTGGAGGAGTTCAAAAAGG GGAAGTCCCACCTGGCCATCGTGCAGAAGGTGAACAACGAGGGCGAGGGAGACCCCTTCTACGAGGTGCTGGGGCTGGTGACGCTGGAGGACGTCATCGAGGAGATCATCAAGTCGGAGATCCTGGACGAGTCGGATATGTTCA CCGACAACCGCAACAGGAAGCGGGTGGGCAACCAGAAGAACAAGCGGGACTTCTCGGCCTTCAAGGACCCCGTCAATGAGCTCAAGGTGAAGATCTCCCCGCAGCTGCTGCTGGCCGCTCACCGCTTCCTCTCCACGG AGGTGACGCTCTTCACCCCCAACTTCATCTCGGAGAAGATCCTGCTGCGGCTGCTCAAGTACTCCGACGTCATTCAGGAGCTGAAGTTCGACGAGGAGAACAAGAAATCCCCGCGCCACTTCCTCTACACCAAGAACAAGGCGGCCGATTACTTCATCCTCATCCTGCAG GGCAAGGTGGAGGTGGAGGCCGGCAAGGAGAGCATGAAGTTTGAGGCGGGAGCCTTCTCCTATTACGGGGTGATGGCCCTCAGCCCCCTTCCTGCATCAG AGATCCGCTCGCCGTCCCACGTGAGCGGCCTGCACCGTTCGGCCTCGCTCAGCTGCCACGAGCGCTCCGACTCCGTCTCTTCCCCCGTGAGCGGCAGCAACAACCAGCTCAACGTGGGCGCCGGGCCCCAGTACGTGGCCGACTTCAGCGTCCGGGCCCTCACCGATCTGCAGTTCGTCAAG ATCACTCGGCAGGAATACCAGAACGGCCTCATGGCTTCCCGCATGGACAGTTGCCCCCAGTCCCCGGACAGCAACGCCTccaaagtggaaaccagcctgcCGGAGAAGCCCGAGCCCTCGAGCACGGACGAGACCACCAGTCTCCTGAACGAGAGGAACTGCCTGAGCCGCAGGAGCAACCACAGCTCCTTGGAGAACTCCATCTga